A stretch of Gopherus evgoodei ecotype Sinaloan lineage chromosome 19, rGopEvg1_v1.p, whole genome shotgun sequence DNA encodes these proteins:
- the TTC12 gene encoding tetratricopeptide repeat protein 12 isoform X4: MSALEKDAKERAKRRKKNERLANALKEKGNDAFSKGDYATAIQLYTEGLEKQKDMQVLYTNRAQAHMKLQEYKKVISDCEWALKCNEKCIKAYFHMGKAHLALKDYNESRKSYQKILEIDPQKDSLFKDCMNEVDLQERKEKEEEKALEEFQSGMYTAVSVKELLQKLNRPDQNILYYAGGIRVLTESIKDCTEQILFRTNNGFSIISDNKVIRRGLSVAKENTAEAELSISLLILWQAVCAGNEENQRLLLTHPDVNVQLPMMLSSDVPEIQMQSLALLSLYSQTENGRRLLVRHQNLTKWLQMLIAFVSVMDDRASCAMNLLSNLIKEEKFKIQCRIKLSTSVLPLFAQLLKTVKQVNQPALTQCIGIMGDLCADVVIRLQMAENQECWQACLKLVDECCSTGNSAGYQECLFTVLGLMMNLSLESNLVIQEHAVDVSRRCLFLLGSKDGKIVTRAIGVLSHILPVSLMAIEEAVAGGVVKRMLRFLKAGGPTTSCYAIKTLAVCTQSNSQAREEVVKSDKKFDVLLKLLASENEMVVGNAAFCLSKCFEVPGAASSLLNSNIVMILLKHAGGEAKKTSVQENAAVALGKLCTAEPRHILQLRELNGMAILNSSMKYVQGL; encoded by the exons CtgaaagagaagggaaatgatGCATTCAGTAAAGGAGACTATGCCACAGCTATCCAGCTATACACCGAAGGGCTGGAGAAACAGAAGGATATGCAGGTGCTGTACACGAACAGAGCACAG GCTCACATGAAGTTGCAGGAGTACAAGAAAGTAATCAGTGATTGTGAATGGGCTTTAAAG TGCAACGAAAAATGTATTAAAGCCTATTTCCACATGGGAAAAGCTCATCTGGCCCTGAAGGACTACAATGAG TCCAGGAAGTCCTATCAGAAGATCTTAGAAATTGATCCCCAAAAGGACAGTCTATTTAAAG ACTGCATGAATGAAGTAGACttacaggaaagaaaagaaaaagaggaagagaaagctCTGGAGGAATTTCAGTCTGGAATGTATACTGCTGTATCTGTGAAAGAGCTGCTCCAGAAGCTCAATAGACCTGACCAAAATATCCTTTATTATGCAGGCGGGATTAGAGTTTTGACTGAATCAATAAAAGATT GCACTGAACAAATTTTATTTAGAACAAACAATGGATTCAGTATCATCAGTGACAATAAGGTCATAAGACG GGGCCTCTCTGTAGCAAAGGAAAACACTGCTGAAGCGGAATTGTCAATTTCTCTTCTCATCCTCTGGCAGGCAGTCTGTGCTGGGAATG AGGAGAATCAGCGATTGTTGTTAACTCACCCTGATGTGAATGTGCAGCTTCCCATGATGCTCTCATCTGACGTACCTGAGATCCAGATGCAGAGTTTGGCATTGCTGTCTCTGTACTCTCAGACCGAGAATGGAAGAAGGCTGCTGGTCAGGCACCAGAACCTAACCAA GTGGCTACAGATGCTGATTGCATTCGTCAGTGTTATGGATGACAGGGCTAGCTGTGCCATGAACCTGCTATCTAACCTAATCAAGGAGGAAAA GTTCAAAATCCAGTGTCGTATCAAACTTTCTACAAGTGTTTTGCCTCTATTTGCACAGTTGTTG aaaaccgTCAAACAGGTGAACCAGCCAGCCCTCACCCAGTGCATTGGCATCATGGGGGATCTGTGTGCTGATGTAGTCATCCGACTACAGATGGCTGAAAACCAGGAATGCTGGCAGGCCTGTTTAAAGCTTGTG GATGAGTGTTGCTCTACTGGCAACTCAGCAGGATACCAGGAATGTTTATTCACAGTGCTGGGCCTGATGATGAACTTATCCCTGGAATCAAATTTGGTCATTCAG GAGCATGCTGTGGATGTTAGCAGGAGATGTTTGTTTCTGCTTGGCAGTAAAGATGGAAAGATTGTGACA agaGCCATTGGGGTTTTAAGTCACATCTTGCCAGTGAGCTTGATGGCAATAGAAGAGGCAGTGGCAGGAGGTGTGGTGAAGAGAATGCTTAGATTCTTGAAG GCTGGTGGACCGACCACATCCTGTTATGCTATAAAGACCCTTGCTGTCTGTACTCAAAGCAACAGCCAGGCTCGAgaggaggtggtgaagtcagataAAA agtttgatgtgttgctgaagctctTGGCCTCAGAGAACGAGATGGTGGTGGGGAACGCTGCTTTTTGCCTCAGCAAATGCTTCGAAGTACCTGGAGCTGCTTCGTCCCTGCTGAATTCCAACATTGTGATGATCTTATTAAAACATGCAGGTGGTGAAGCCAAGAAAACCTCAGTGCAAGAGAATGCAGCAGTTGCTCTAGGAAAGCTCTGCACTGCCGAGCCAAG GCATATTCTTCAACTGCGGGAGCTCAATGGAATGGCAATCCTTAACTCGTCTATGAAATATGTGCAAGGTCTTTGA